From Brassica oleracea var. oleracea cultivar TO1000 chromosome C3, BOL, whole genome shotgun sequence, a single genomic window includes:
- the LOC106330460 gene encoding NAC domain-containing protein 37-like yields MESCSVPPGFRFHPTDEELVGYYLRKKVASQKINLDVTRDIDLYKIEPWDLQEQCRIGYEEQNEWYFFSHKDKKYPTGTRTNRATMAGFWKATGRDKAVYDKTKLIGMRKTLVFYKGRAPNGKKSYWIIHEYRLESDENAPAQPYHQFIQLPQLQSPSSLPVMKRPSSSMSILSMDNNNNYLTSLDNEASFDSLISGENKKKKTKQVMMTGDWLELEKFVASQLMSQEDHGASDLIGHHMKHEEMEMDSSMLNEREEENRFTSQFLNHDCMNCEGTLGFNYSFRDDH; encoded by the exons ATGGAATCTTGTAGCGTTCCTCCGGGATTTAGGTTCCATCCGACGGACGAAGAGCTTGTCGGGTACTATCTAAGGAAGAAAGTGGCATCGCAAAAGATCAATCTCGATGTCACTAGAGACATCGATCTCTACAAAATTGAACCATGGGATCTACAAG AGCAATGCCGTATCGGGTATGAAGAACAAAATGAATGGTACTTTTTTAGTCACAAGGACAAGAAATATCCTACGGGGACAAGAACTAACAGAGCGACCATGGCTGGATTTTGGAAAGCCACGGGAAGAGATAAAGCTGTTTATGACAAAACAAAACTAATTGGGATGAGGAAAACCCTTGTGTTCTACAAAGGACGTGCTCCTAATGGCAAGAAATCTTATTGGATCATACATGAATATCGGCTCGAGTCAGATGAGAATGCACCTGCGCAG CCGTATCATCAATTTATTCAGCTCCCGCAGCTCCAAAGCCCTTCTTCTCTTCCGGTCATGAAAAGGCCATCGAGCTCGATGTCCATATTATCAATGGACAACAATAATAACTACTTAACCTCATTGGATAATGAAGCAAGCTTCGATTCATTAATAAGCGGAGAGAATAAGAAGAAAAAGACGAAGCAAGTAATGATGACGGGAGATTGGCTAGAACTAGAAAAATTTGTTGCTTCCCAACTTATGAGCCAAGAAGATCATGGAGCTTCAGATTTAATTGGTCATCATATGAAGCATGAAGAAATGGAGATGGACTCGTCCATGTTGAACGAGAGAGAAGAAGAGAACAGGTTCACTAGTCAGTTCTTGAATCATGACTGTATGAATTGTGAAGGAACTCTGGGGTTTAATTATAGTTTTAGAGATGATCATTAA
- the LOC106333072 gene encoding cytochrome P450 84A1-like — MESLLSQTLNQVIDPTPSVLLITISLLVVVYLISQWFKPLYPPGPKGLPVIGNMLMMDQLTHHGLAKLAHKYGGLFHLRMGFRHVFAITSPDVARQVLQVQDISFSNRPVNVAINYLTYDLADMAFAPYGPFWREMRKVCVMKVFSRKRTESWASVREEVNNMVRSFSSNVGKPVNVGELIFTLTRNITYRAAFGAACETEQDEFIRILQEFSKLFGAFNIADFIPFLGWFDFQGINKRLVKARNDLDGFIDEVIDEHMKKRETVNVDEDTDMVDDLLAFYSEDSSTNRNKNTVKLTRDNIKALVMDVMFGGTETMASGIEWALTELLRNPAELKRLQQELTEVVGLDRRVDDTHLEQLTFLKCTLKETMRLHPPIPLILHEAIEDRKLQGFFVPKGSRLMINAFAIARDPKLWVDPEAFRPSRFMEPGMPDFMGTNFEFIPFGAGRRSCPGMQLGLYAMEVAVANIIHCFTWKLPDGMKPSELDMSDVMGLTAPRATRLIAVPDTRLICPVYP; from the exons ATGGAGTCTCTGTTATCACAAACACTAAACCAAGTAATAGATCCCACCCCGTCAGTTCTTCTTATCACCATCTCTCTTCTAGTTGTAGTCTACCTCATCTCACAATGGTTTAAACCGCTCTACCCTCCCGGTCCCAAAGGCCTACCCGTAATTGGAAATATGCTAATGATGGACCAACTCACACACCATGGTCTAGCCAAGCTAGCCCATAAATACGGTGGTTTGTTCCATTTACGAATGGGATTTCGTCACGTGTTTGCCATCACATCACCTGACGTCGCTCGACAAGTCCTCCAAGTCCAAGACATCAGCTTCTCGAACCGGCCCGTGAATGTAGCCATAAACTACTTAACCTACGATCTAGCCGACATGGCCTTCGCTCCTTACGGACCCTTTTGGAGAGAAATGAGGAAAGTGTGCGTCATGAAGGTGTTCAGCCGGAAACGGACCGAGTCATGGGCCTCGGTCCGTGAAGAAGTAAACAATATGGTCCGGTCTTTTTCTAGCAACGTCGGTAAGCCCGTTAACGTTGGAGAGCTCATTTTCACATTGACACGGAACATAACGTACCGAGCGGCGTTTGGTGCGGCCTGCGAGACAGAACAAGACGAGTTCATAAGGATCTTGCAAGAGTTCTCAAAGCTATTTGGAGCATTCAACATCGCGGATTTTATACCGTTCCTAGGGTGGTTTGATTTTCAAGGGATAAACAAGAGGCTTGTTAAGGCTCGTAACGATCTTGACGGGTTCATCGATGAAGTTATCGATGAGCATATGAAGAAGAGGGAGACTGTAAACGTTGATGAAGATACAGATATGGTGGATGATCTACTTGCGTTTTATAGCGAGGATTCATCAACTAATCGTAATAAGAACACCGTAAAACTCACACGTGATAATATCAAAGCCCTCGTCATG GATGTTATGTTTGGAGGAACGGAGACAATGGCGTCAGGGATCGAATGGGCTTTGACAGAGCTTCTACGTAACCCAGCTGAACTCAAACGGCTCCAACAAGAGCTCACCGAGGTCGTGGGTCTTGACCGACGCGTGGATGATACTCACCTCGAGCAACTAACATTCCTAAAATGCACACTCAAAGAAACCATGAGACTCCACCCACCGATCCCACTCATCCTCCACGAGGCTATTGAGGACAGAAAGCTCCAAGGCTTCTTTGTTCCCAAAGGCTCACGCTTGATGATCAATGCCTTCGCTATCGCACGTGACCCGAAGTTGTGGGTTGACCCGGAAGCGTTTCGACCTTCTAGGTTTATGGAACCGGGTATGCCTGATTTCATGGGGACTAACTTTGAGTTTATACCCTTCGGGGCAGGTCGGAGATCGTGTCCGGGAATGCAACTTGGGCTTTATGCGATGGAGGTGGCTGTGGCTAACATCATTCACTGTTTCACGTGGAAGTTGCCTGACGGGATGAAACCAAGTGAGCTCGACATGAGCGACGTCATGGGTCTTACCGCTCCCAGAGCCACGCGATTGATCGCAGTGCCTGACACGCGCCTCATCTGTCCGGTGTATCCTTGA